TGGTATTTAGCTGTCACATCAAGGAAGTATTCATCCAAGAGAAGGTTAGCAAGGTCTTCATCGCGACCATAGGCATCCGTAATCTTTTGCAAGAAACGTGCACGAATGATACAGCCCGCACGCCAGATTTTTGCGATTTCACCAAATGGAAGATTCCAATTATTTTCTTTAGACGCTACACGCAGTTGGGCAAAGCCTTGAGCATACGACATGATTTTTGAGAAGTAAAGAGCTTGACGAATTTTTTCAATCAACTCAGCCTTGTCTCCTTCGTATTGGAAAGCAGCTGGTTTTGGCAAAATCTTGCTAGCATGTACACGTTCTTCTTTGTAGGTTGAGATATAACGGGCAAAGACAGATTCTGTAATCAGTGACAATGGGACACCCAAGTCAAGAGATGATTGACTTGTCCACTTACCAGTTCCTTTGTTTCCAGCGGCATCTAAAATGTAGTCAACGATTGGTCCATCTTGGCCCTCATCATCCTTGCGTTTTAAAATGTCTGCTGTAATTTCAATGAGATAGCTATCCAGCTCACCCTTATTCCATTCAGTGAAGATGTCTGCCATTTCCTCTACAGAAAGTCCTAGCAAGTGTTGCATCAAATCATAGCTTTCTGCAATCAACTGCATATCCCCATACTCGATACCGTTGTGAACCATCTTCACATAGTGACCAGCACCGTCTGGACCGATGTAAGTCACACATGGTGCACCGTCTTCAGGAGCTTTAGCAGAAATTTCTTCTAGGACATCTGCTACCAAGTCATAGGCTTCTTTTTGACCCCCTGGCATAATAGAAGGTCCTTCAAGAGCTCCTTTTTCACCACCTGATACACCTGTTCCGATGAAGTTGATACCGGAATTAGCCAACTCTTTTGAGCGACGAATTGTATCTTCATAGAAGGTATTTCCACCGTCAATTAAGATATCTCCTTGATCCAAATGAGGAAGAAGGGCTTGGATGGTCGCATCTGTTCCAGGACCAGCCTGCACCATGAGCATGATACGGCGTGGTTTTTCAATAGACTGAACAAAACTTTCAACATCATAGCTTGGCACCAATTTTTTACCTGGATTGCTTGCCACAACATCTTCTGTCTTGTCTGCTGAACGGTTGTAAATCGCAACAGTATACCCTCTTGATTCTACGTTAAGTGCGAGGTTGCGACCCATCACGGCCATTCCTACAACACCAAAATTTGCTTTTGTCATGAATATTCTACTCCTATTTCTTAATATCCTTTTCATTATACAATGAAATCGACCCATTGACAAGATTTTTCCAATTTTCTGTCAATTTCATTCTTCCTCAAAAAGTCCTTGTAATTGGGCAAAGGGACTGCTTGCTTCTTTTTTCTCTTGAGTTGCTGCCGCATAACTCTCTTCTGTCATGACCGTCCAATTGTTTCCTGACGGGAGATCCTCTCCAGCTGCTTCTTCAGGTGTCAATACCTTGAGTGGAATGTGCAATAAGATATTATCAGCTACACTTTCAGCTAGCACAATGGTATCTTCTTCAACGACAAGCACCAAATCCTCTTCCACCAAATCTTGGTCTTTCAGTACTTGTTCATTCGCTACAAAGATTTCGTCAACAGAAAAGTCCTCCGAGAGCACAACTGGTTTCATTGAACGACTTGAAGCAAGGGTAATGTCATAGGCCATTTGATAATTCAAAAGAAAGAGTCCTGCTTCAAAACTCACTCGGCCTGTCACTCTAATCGGTGAAAGAGCTAAGATATCTGTATTTCGTTCCATTAACTCACCAGAGAGTTCAAGGGTCTCTTCAAAGGAGATTCCTTCTGGTTTTTTCTGAATATCATAGATATGAAACATAACTTCTCCCTTACTTCACATGGTCTGTGATATAGTGGTAGACCTCTTGACCAGCGATTGCTCCATCCCCAACAGCTGTTGTAATTTGACGCAATTGTTTTTGACGAATATCGCCGATTGCAAAAATTCCTGATTGGCGAGTAGCCATTTGCTCATCTGTCACAACCCAACCTTGCTCATCGGTAATTCCTAAATCAAGGACTGCTTCTGTCATTGGATCAAGACCAACATAAATAAATACACCACCAAAGGCATGAGTTGTTACTTGGCCTGTCTTCACATTTTTTATCAAGACTTCTTGTACCTTGATGTCATCACCCTTGATTTCTTCGACAACGCTGTCCCAGATAAACTGAATCTTTTCATTGGCAAAGGCACGTTCTTGGATAACTTTTTGGGCACGTAATTCATCACGTCGGTGAACAATAGTCACAGTATTGGCAAACTGAGTCAAGAAAAGGGCTTCCTCAACGGCAGAATCACCACCACCAACAACTAACAAGTCCTGACCACGGAAAAAGGCTCCGTCACAGACTGCACAATAAGACACACCACGGCTATTGTAGGTGTCTTCACCAGGTACTCCTAGCAAACGATGTTTTGCCCCCATCGCAAGAACAATCGTATGGGCTTCCAAGGTTGTGTCTTCTGTCACAACCCGTTTGACAGGTCCATCTGTCTCCACACGAACGACCTGACCAAAAAGATGCTCTACACCAAATTTATCAAGGGGTGCAAACATTTTTTCAGCCAATTCTGGTCCACTAATATTATCGTAACCTGGATAATTTTCAATCTCAGCAGTGTTATTCATCTGCCCACCGTAAATTCCACGTTCTAAAAGAGCTACTTTTAAATTGCTACGAGCAGCATATAAAGCTGCGGTCATTCCTGCTGGACCTGCTCCAATAATAATGGTATCGTACATCTATTTTCCTTCTTTCTTATACTTATACTCTCATCATCAACAAAATGCCGACAATCCCAAATGATAAAATGGGAATGGTCATAACATTGATAATTAATAAATCAAAGAGAACCTCTTGGCGTTCTTGGAGCGTTTTGTCTTTTTTCTTGAGGAGGCGGAGTAAAAACCATCCAACACTGACAAGGATAACCAAGACTGTTGCAATCAATAGGCTTTTAATATATAGCCCTAATAGTATTTGTAACATATATCTTCCTATTTTATTTTAACATCGTCCTAGAAAGTCTGGCGCTTAGCCTTACGCTCTGCTCGTCCCTTAGCGCGATTTTCCATACGCTTCGTTTTACGTCGTTTTTCATCAACTGCCCACTGAATCTTCTTCTTATAGCCTGGCTTAATTTTTTTCTTTTTCTTCTTAACTAAACCAATCATTTCAAGGTCTAATTTTTCCCTTGATTTTTCACGGTTCACGCGGCGATCACGATCATAGGTATCTTGAAACTCTCC
Above is a window of Streptococcus sp. zg-86 DNA encoding:
- the trxB gene encoding thioredoxin-disulfide reductase — protein: MYDTIIIGAGPAGMTAALYAARSNLKVALLERGIYGGQMNNTAEIENYPGYDNISGPELAEKMFAPLDKFGVEHLFGQVVRVETDGPVKRVVTEDTTLEAHTIVLAMGAKHRLLGVPGEDTYNSRGVSYCAVCDGAFFRGQDLLVVGGGDSAVEEALFLTQFANTVTIVHRRDELRAQKVIQERAFANEKIQFIWDSVVEEIKGDDIKVQEVLIKNVKTGQVTTHAFGGVFIYVGLDPMTEAVLDLGITDEQGWVVTDEQMATRQSGIFAIGDIRQKQLRQITTAVGDGAIAGQEVYHYITDHVK
- a CDS encoding YceD family protein yields the protein MFHIYDIQKKPEGISFEETLELSGELMERNTDILALSPIRVTGRVSFEAGLFLLNYQMAYDITLASSRSMKPVVLSEDFSVDEIFVANEQVLKDQDLVEEDLVLVVEEDTIVLAESVADNILLHIPLKVLTPEEAAGEDLPSGNNWTVMTEESYAAATQEKKEASSPFAQLQGLFEEE
- the gndA gene encoding NADP-dependent phosphogluconate dehydrogenase, with the translated sequence MTKANFGVVGMAVMGRNLALNVESRGYTVAIYNRSADKTEDVVASNPGKKLVPSYDVESFVQSIEKPRRIMLMVQAGPGTDATIQALLPHLDQGDILIDGGNTFYEDTIRRSKELANSGINFIGTGVSGGEKGALEGPSIMPGGQKEAYDLVADVLEEISAKAPEDGAPCVTYIGPDGAGHYVKMVHNGIEYGDMQLIAESYDLMQHLLGLSVEEMADIFTEWNKGELDSYLIEITADILKRKDDEGQDGPIVDYILDAAGNKGTGKWTSQSSLDLGVPLSLITESVFARYISTYKEERVHASKILPKPAAFQYEGDKAELIEKIRQALYFSKIMSYAQGFAQLRVASKENNWNLPFGEIAKIWRAGCIIRARFLQKITDAYGRDEDLANLLLDEYFLDVTAKYQQAVRDVVTLAVQAGVPVPTFSAAITYFDSYRAENLPANLIQAQRDYFGAHTYERKDKEGIFHYSWYDEK
- a CDS encoding DUF4059 family protein; the protein is MLQILLGLYIKSLLIATVLVILVSVGWFLLRLLKKKDKTLQERQEVLFDLLIINVMTIPILSFGIVGILLMMRV